The stretch of DNA AGTTTTAACTGATGCTTCTATAAAAGGAAAAGTGGACGGGTTAATCGGATTGAAAGAAAATGTAATTTTAGGTAAACTTATTCCTGCCGGAACAGGTATGAAAGTCTATAAATCCATTGAAATTGATTATGAAACAATGGAGGAAGAAGAAAGACTTGCAAGAGAAGAAACTGTTGAACATAATGAATCTGAAGAAACTAAAGAATATGATGAATCAAATGAAGTAGAAGAAAAAGAAAGTGAAACTGAAACTGAAGAAGTTGAAAAAGTAGAGGAATAGTATTTAGAGTCGGAAAATTTTTCCGACTCTTTCTGTAAAGTGAGGCGTAAAATGAAAAAAGCTTTAATTTTAACGGCATCTTTCGGTGGTGGGCATAATAAAGCTGCTAATAATATTAGAGAAAAGCTTGAACTAAGAGGTTTCGATGTAGAAGAAATAGATTTATTAAAAGAAATTTCTGAAAAATTAGACAGTTTGCTTGTTGGAGGATATTTGGGAATTGTAACTAAGACTCCTGAAATTTATGGACTGATATATAAAGGAACAAATTTAACTCAATCACAAAATGTCCTTTCAAAACCGATTTTAAATATTTTGAGCAATAAGATATTACCTATTTTGGAAGAAAAAAGACCTAATGTAGTCATAGGGACTCATGTTTTTGCAATTGGAATTATGGAACATATAAAGCAAAAAAAATATTATAATGTTCCCTTTATTTCAGTGATTACAGATTATATAACACATAAGATGTATTTTAGCGATTATGTAGATTATTATATAGTGGCAAGTGAATTTACAAAAAGCAGAATGATTGACGACGGGATAAAACAAGATAGGATTTGTGCTTTTGGAATACCTATAAGTGATAGCTTTAAGGAAAGACATTATGAAAAAAAAGACGGATTTAATATTTTAACGATATTTGGAACTTTAGGAATGAATGATTTTTCTGAATATATTATGCCGATATTGGATATTGCAAATGACATCAAACTTACTATGGTCTGCGGGAAAAATGAAGAATTAAAAGAAAAACTTGAAAAAAAATATAGTCTGTTTATAGATGAAAATAGACTTGAGATTTTTGGTTATACAAATGAAATTGCAAGACTTATGGAAGAAAATCAAATTTTGATTACAAAGCCCGGAGGACTTACAGTTACTGAGGCAATTGTTAAAAATATTCCACTCATAATTCCATTTTTTATTCCGGGTCACGAAGAAGAAAATAAAAATTTTATAGTTGAGGAAGAAATTGGAGTCTATGCAAACGGCATTGATGCAGTTGTAAAGGAAATAAAAAAATTTTATAAAAATAGAAGAAAAATAGAATATATGGCTTTGAATATGGAAGATATAGCAAAAGGATTTTCAGTAGATAAAATTGTAGAATTAGTTGAAAAAATAAGTTAAATTCATTGACAAAAATGATATGTTATAGTATAATCCACTATGGATAAAGATTTTTAGGAGGTTTTTATATGAAAATTAAAAAATATTTAATTTCTGCTATGGCTATATTTTTAATGGGATCAATGGTTGCTTGTCAATCAAAACCGGCTGAAAATAAAAAAGCAGAAGAAAAAAAGGAAGAAAAGAAAGAAGAACCTAAGATGGAAAAGGCTTCTGACGAAGAAAAAAATTCAACTATAAAATCATTGGAAGCTCAAAAAGCTATTGAATTGGAAATTCCTAATTTAAAGGATGCAGACAAAGAAAGTATTGAAAAAAAATATGCTAATTTAATTGCTCAAGTTAAAGAAGATAAGATTGATAAAGCTGAAGTTATTAAATTAGGTAAAGCCGCTGAAAATTATATTAAAAATGTAAAAGAATCAAGAGGCGAAAAAACTGAAGAAAAAAAATAAGATGATATTTTTAATGAGAGTTTATTAACTCTCATTTTTTTATTGGGAATAACAAGGTTGTGGGTGTCAATCTGTTGTGAAGAATCATAGAAGAGATTGGACACGTTGCTAAGCAACCTGCTTATTGATATAGTATAAAAGTTAGCTTCAAATAAGAACCCCACCCTTCCACGATGCTTCGCATCGGGTGGGTTTTCGGGAACCTTGTTGTTTTACAATAAAAAATGAGATAAGTACTTATCTCATTTTATCAAATATTTCAATTATATAATTATTTACAAGTTCCTTTGCGACAGAAGCATCTATACTTCCACTATAAACTTTTAATAGCATACTTTCAAATACACAAATTACTAAATTGTCAATAATCTCCGCTCTTTCTTTTGAAACTATATTTTCTTCAATGCAATCTTTCATTAAATAGAAACTTCTTGTTTTTATAGATTTGGATAAAAGCATTTCTCTAACTGCCTTAGGATATTTTTTTACATCCAAAGGAAAGTAACTATAATAACTTTCAACATATTGTTCCAAATTTTGTCTTAAGTTTGAAAAGAAAATCGTATAATAGATTTCTGGTCTTCTAAAGGCACAATCTGTGTAACATTGCCAAACTAGTAAATATATATCTCTAGAGTCATATGCGGATTTCACATAACTTGGAAGTTCATCTATATATTCTTGTAAATAATGCATAGATGCAAAAAATAATAAATGTTCTAAGTTGTCAAAATAATTATAAATAGTTGCACTGTTATATCCGGCTATATCGGCGACTTTTCTTATTGTAACACTTTTGTAGCCGTCTCTTTCTATTATATCTACTGTGGCATCAACAAAATATTTTACCATTCGAGATTTTTGTATCATTTTTTTATCTAAAGCATTCATATTATCTCTCTCCTATACACCGTATTATTCTAACATAAATTTAAGATAATATCAATTAGTATATAGAAAAAGTAATATATTAATAATAAATAACTTTGTAAAATCATATTAAAATATATTTTTTGAATTGTTATATATTGTTTAAAGCAATGCAATTAAAAAAATTTTGACAATCTAATATCGGTTTAAAATAAAATAATAGAAAAATAAAATAACTTTTTTTATAAAAATCTATTGCAAACGGTTAAAATTTATGATATATTTATTACAGATTAAAAAATAATCACGATTATATAATAAATATAATTAAAAATATTTGTTATGATTAGGAATAAATGTCTGAAATTTCTGCAGAATTATTATATTTTAAAGGATAGAAAAAAGAAAAAGGAGGAAAAAATGAACAAAAAAAGTAATACCGTGTTTTATGCTTCGATAGCATTAACATTAGCAATCGTTTTTTGGGGCTTTTTAAGTCCGTCATCTTTTGAAACTGCTGGTAATGCATCTTTTAAATTTTTATCTACAAATTTTAACTGGTTTTACACTTTTACTATGACTTCATTCATTGTTTTTGCAATTTGGATTGGATTCTTCAGTAAGTATAAAAACATAAAGTTAGGTGGAGATGATTCAAAACCGGAATTTTCAAATGCATCTTGGTTTGCAATGTTATTTTCTGCTGGTATGGGAATTGGATTAGTATTCTTTGGAATATCTGAACCCTTAAGTCATTATTTAAATCCAATAAATGGGAAAGGAATGACAGAAGAAGCAGCTAAGTTTGCAATTACAAAATCATTTTTACACTGGGGACTTCATCCTTGGGCGAATTATTGTATATTAGGGCTAGGACTTGCTTATATGCAATTTAGAAAAGGAAAACCAGGTTTAATAAGTAGTATATTTATTCCTATATTAGGGGAAAAAGGAGTTAGAGGTCCATTAGGGAAAATAATTGATATTTTGGCTGTATTTGCTACTGCTGCAGGAATGGCAACTTCTTTAGGACTTGGAACTCAACAAATCAACAGTGGATTGAATTATATGTTCAAAGTTCCCGAAACTCCTATTGTTCAGATAATTTTAGTTATTTCAATTACTTTAATTTATACTTGGACAGCTATTTCAGGTGTTGAAAAAGGAATTAAAGCTGTTTCGGATTTGAATTTAATTTTGGTTGTAGTTTTGTTAGTTGGATCGTTTCTATTTGGACCAACCGTTAAGATACTAAGAACTTTTGTTGAGGGAACGGGACTTTACATTCAAAATTTTATTCAAAATTCATTGGAAGTTGGTGCTTTTGGAGAAAATTCATGGTTTGGTGACTGGACAGTGTTTTATTGGGCTTGGTGGATAGCTTGGGCCCCATTTACAGGTATTTTCATTGCAAGAATTTCTAAAGGAAGAACTATAAAAGAGTTTATTGCAGGAGTTATGTTGGTTCCTACAATAGTTTCATTTATTTGGTTTTCAATTTTTGCAGGAATTGACTTTTCTACTGCTGGAAAAGTTTTACTTGAAGCAAGTAAAAGCTCAGCAACTGCATTCTTTATAGTAATGAGTGAAATTCCTTTTGGAGCTATTCTATCATTTGTTGCTATAATCCTTTTGTTCACATTCTTTATAACGTCTGCAAATTCTGCAACTTTTGTTTTAGGGATGTTATCGCAAGAAGGAGATTTGAATCCTACAAATACAAAGAAAACAATTTGGGGAGTTGTTCAGTCAGCTCTTGCATTATCACTTATGATAGGTTCAACAAATGGGTTAAAAATGTTACAAACTATCTCAATTATAGCTGCATTTCCGTTTGCATTTATAATGTTGTTAAGTATGTATTCCCTTGTGAAAGCATTGAAAACAGATGAGTTTGTAATAGATAATAAAATTTAGTAATTAAAAATAAGGAGGTTTTCTATGAAATTAGAAATAGGTAATTTTCATGTTAAAGATGTTGTTTTTGGAGATAAAACTTTCTTTGAAAACGGAATTTTAACAATTAACAAAAAAGAGGCTTGTGAATTTATTTTACAAGACGAACATATCACAGAAGTTGATATAGAAATCGCAAAACCGGGAGAAGATGTTAGAATTGTTCCTATAAAAGAAGCAGTTGAACCTCGTGTTAGAGTTGATGGAAGAACTTTATTTCCTGGCGTAACAGGAGATGTAGTTCCTTGTGGAGAAGGTAAACTTCATGCTCTCAAGGGCGTAAGCGTTCTTGGTGTAGGTATGCACTGGGGAAGTTTTGGAGATGGATTGATTGATATGTGTGGAGAAGGACAAAAATACACTATATTTGGACAGTTAATTAACATTTGTATTGTTGCAGATACTGATGAAGAATTTGAAAGACATGAACAACAAAAGAAAAATCATGCAATTAGATGGGCAACTCATAAATTTGCAGAATATTTGGGAAAAACAGTAAAAAAATTAAATCCTGAAGAAACAGAAGTTTTTGAATTTGATCCGGTTCTGAATAGAAGCGAAAAAATAAACAGTTTGCCTAAAGTGGTTTTGGTAATGCAACCTCAATCACAAATGGAAGAAATGGGATATAATGATTTAATTTATGGATGGGATATGAATCATTTTGTACCTACATTTATGAATCCATGTGAAGTGCTTGATGGAGCTATAATTTCAGGAAGTTTTATGCCTTGTTCATCAAAATGGTCAACTTATGATTTTCAAAATTTTCCAACAATCAGAGAACTATATAAAGAACACGGAAAAACAATTAACTTTGTAGGAGTTATAATGTCTAACTTAAATGTTGCTTTAGATCAAAAAGAAAGATCAGCAATTATAATGTCTAATATAGCAAAATATTTGGGAGCTGAAGCTGCAATAGTTACAGAAGAAGGATATGGTAATCCTGATACTGACTATATTAGATGTATAGTAGCTTTAGAAGATATTGGAGTTAAAACTGTAGGTATCAGTAATGAATGTACAGGTCGTGATGGAGCATCTCAACCACTTGTAGTTTTGGATGAAAAAGCTAATGCATTAGTTTCTTCAGGAAATGTTTCTGAATTAATTAAGTTGCCACCAAGAAAGAAAGTTATTGGAGAACTTGAAGCTCTTGCGAGAGATGGATTATCAGGAGGATGGCCTTTTGATGAAATTCTAGGTTCATCAGTAAAAGAAGATGGTTCTATAATTATGGAAAATAATGCAATGTTCTGTGGAGATGCTATTGCAGGATGGTCTGTAAAAACTATGAAAGAATTTTAAGGGGTGTTAATATGAAAAAAGCTGTTCATTATATAAATCAATTCTTCGCCGGTATTGGTGGAGAAGATAAGGCTGATTACAAACCAGAATTAAAAGAGGGAAAAATTGGTCCCGGTATTGCACTACAATCAAAATTAGATGCTGAAATAACTCATACAGTTGTTTGTGGAGATAACTACATGGGTTCTAATACTCAAGATGCTATCAATGAAATTTTAGGAATGTTGGAAAAAATTGAGTTTGATGTATTTATAGCAGGACCTGCATTTCAAGCTGGACGTTATGGTGTTGCTTGTGGTAACATCTGTGAAGCAGTAAAAGAAAAATTTAATGTTCCTGTTGTAACTTCAATGCATGTTGAAAATCCAGGTGTAGAAATGTTTAAGCTTAAGATGCCGATTTTTGAAGGTGGAAACTCAGCAGCTTTTGTTAAAAAAGATACAGAAAAAATGGCTCTTTATGTAAATAAAATATTGTCAGGAGAAGAAACAAAAGGTGCAAAAGTTGAAGGATATTTTGAAAGAGGAATTAGACATCAAGTTTGGTTGGAAGAACCTGTTTCAGCAGCAAGACGTGGAGTTGATATGCTTCTTAAGAAGATTGCAGGAGAAGAATATATTACAGAACTTCCAATTCCTAAAAAGGATTTAGTGCCAATAGCAAGTCCTGTAAAAGATTTGAAAAAAGCTAAAATTGCTGTATTAACTACAGGGGGAATAGTTCCAGTTGATAATCCTGACAGAATTCAATCTGCATCAGCAACAAGATGGGGACGTTATGACTGTTCATCAATGGATAGATTAAAAAGCGGAGAATTTAAAACTATTCATGCAGGGTTTGACCCTGCAGCGGCAGATGCTGATCCTAATGTAATTGTTCCTTGGGATGTATTGGTTGAACTTAAAAACGAAGGTGTTTTTGGTGAGTTACACGAATATTTTTATTCAACAGTGGGAACTGGAACTACACAAGCTGAAGCGAAGAGAATGGGTCATGAAATGCTAGATAAACTTCAAGAAGCAGGAGTTGATGCATGTATTATGGTTTCTACTTGAGGTACTTGTACACGTTGCGGAGCAACGATAGTAAAAGAAATTGAAAAGTCAGGAATTCCAATTGTACAAATGTGTAATTTGGTTCCAGTTGCTATTACAGTAGGAACAAATAGAATTGTTCCAACAATATCAATTCCTTATCCACTAGGAGATCCTAGTACAAGTAAAGAAGAACAATATAAGTTACGTTACTCAAGAACAAAATTAGCTTTAGAAGCATTAACCACTGATATTAAAGAACAAACTGTATTTAAAATTTAAGTAGTATGATAAAGAATAGATTTAAGATTTAATATTTTTAGAAGAAATCTTTATAAAATAAATAATTTATATTATAAAGGGTATACAATAAGTACGTTTACTTCTTAAGTAATAATTATTTTATTAAATTTAAAATAAAAAGTATAAACACACTAATCACAAATATACTATTATGATGTAAATACCACACTTAAAATTTATAGAAAATAAGCTATGTAAAATTTTTGCATAGCTATTTTTTTATTCAAGAGCTATATTATAGACAAAGATAAGAAACTATTAAATCGTTGAAAAAACTCATTTACTATGATACAATGATTATGTAAAATATTGAAAAATTATTTTGTATAATTGAAATTTATGGAGTATTAGTTATTATGAAAAAATTAAAGAAAAATATTTATCTATTTTCTATATTAATTGTAATTTTCAGTATTTTTACAGTTTATTCAAATGCTAATATGCCAATGATAATTAAGGAAATTACAGATAGCATAACAGCTAAACAATTTGATAAAATTTTTGGATATTTTGTAAAATATGCTCTACTAATAGTCTTAGTATTGTGTTCTGAATTTATTGGTAAATTGTTGAATGCTAAGTATAGAAGATTATTATATATGAAGCTTAGAAATCTTTTTGTAAGAGGAATTTTATTAAAGGGTAAAAAGGGAGAAAATCCTCAAGAGCTTTATTCTATTTATAACAATGAGATAGAATCTGTTGTAGAAGAATACTATTTAACAATACCACATATTATATTTCAAGCAGTATCTATTATTTGGTATATGTATTTGCTATTTTCATTGAATATTATTGCATCATTTATTATTCTAGGAACAAATATTATATCAATTCTAATTCCTTATTTTTTTGAGATAGATATGCAAAGAATAAGGGAAAAGAGTATTTTAGGACTAAGACGATTAAATACGGCTTTTTATGATATTGTTGAGGGAATAGGCACTATAAAAAGATATTCCGTAGAAAAAAATATAAATAATAAAATGGAATCTATTTCATCAGATGAACAAAAATATGCTTATAGATATAGCATAAAAAATGCAGCTCTAGAAATTAGTATGGGAGCCATTTCATTTATATCACAGTTTCTAATTTATTATGTTGTTATCAGTTCAATTATCAGTGGAAAAGAAACTATCGGAGCTTTTATAGCAATTTTGCAATTATCAGAGTTGTTAATTTATCCGATTAATACCATTTCAAGCTATTTGATAACTGTATTTTCTATAAAGAAAGTTAAAAATGATTTATTTAAAACATTATCCAATTGTGAATTTGAAGAAAATAAGCAAGAGAGAGTTGAAAAAATTGAATTTGAAAATGTAAGTTTCTCTTATAATCAAAATAAGTTTATAATAGACAATTTTTCAAATGTTTTTGAAAGTGGAAAAAAGTATCTCATAAGAGGGCAAAACGGCTCCGGTAAGAGTACAATTTTGAAATTATTATTTGGAGAGTTTGAAAATTATAGCGGAAATATAAAGATAAATGGTAAAAATATAAAGAATTATCCTGATATTTCAAAAAATATTGTCTATGTTGAACAAAATTCGTTTCTATTTAATGAAAATATAGTTTCAAATATAACTCTATTTAAAAATATTGAGGATAATTTGATATATGATATTTTAAATAAAGTGAATTTGGATAAAAAACTTATTGAAAATAGAAATGAAAATTTGAATGAATTAAATCTTTCAATTTCAGGTGGTGAAAAACAAAAAATTATAATTGCAAGAGCATTACTTAGAAATAGTAATTTTTTGGTATTTGATGAAGCTATGAGCAATATTGATAAAAATTCAATTTCAATAATTGAAAAAATGATTCTAAATGATAAAAACTTCGGCTTTATTAATATATCTCACAATTATTCAGAAGAAAATGTAAAAATGTATGACTACATTTTAGAATTTACAGGAGAAAAAATTAATATAATAAAAAAGTAATAATTGTAAATAAATACTATATATGGAGGAGTTATTTTATAATGAAAAATTCAAAATTCGATTTGCCTATTAAGTTAAAAAAATCTAGTGTTATTTTTCTATGTATTTTTTCGCTGGGAGTTTATTTTATTTCACTTATTTTTCCTTATATTTTTAAGAGTATTCTTGATAATATAGGGAATATGGACAGTGGAAAATTATATTTATACATATTTGGGATAATTGTATTTGCGGTTTTTGTTCATGGAATTAGCTATTTATGTGATTATCTAAATCAGATATTTTGTAATAAAACTGCTTTAAAATATCAAAAACAAATTGTAAAAAAGATTTCTAAGATAAATACACCGGACTATGAGGGGATGAGCAAGGCTAAGGTGTTGAATCTTTTGAATTATGATATAGCTGTAATTTATACATATATTAATTTAAAAATAGATTTAGTAGTGGATTTTATAAAGATTTTATTGGTAGCTCTTATACTGATAAAAATTAATTACATACTTGCAATAATAACTTTTATATTAATACCGATTTATTATCTTGGAAATTATTTTAATAAAAATCGAATGGAAAAACTTGCAAGTGAAGAGATGAAATTAAATGATAAAATTTTTGAACAAGAAGAAGATGTTGTTTATAAAAAAACAAGTATTGAGTTGTTTAAGGCTTGGGGCTTGTTTTTTAAGAAATTTAATTATATAGCAGAAAAACGTTGGAATATTACAGGTACAAAACATAAATTTTTAATTTTAAATATGGAATTTCCAAAATTTATTTCAACTCTTAGTCCTTTTATAGTGTTAATCTTGGGGGCAAGTTTTGTTCATAGAGGAATTTTTACTATTGGAACATTGATTATGTTTTTACAATATGCTCAAATGATTTATACTCCGATAACGTCCATTGCAAATTTAAAGGCAAATGCAAATTCTTCAGTAGCAAGTTTTGAAAGGATTAGAAACTTTTTAAACTATGAAAATGAAGAAAATAATTATTCAAAACTTTTTGTAAAACAAGAAAATCCTATAGAAATTAAAAATGTCGAAATTACAAATGCAAAAGATGAGTTATTGTTTAAAATAGATGATTTTACAATTTCTAAAAATGGACTTTATATTCTAAAAGGTGATAATGGAACAGGAAAAACTACGCTTTTAAATTTACTTGCAGGAGTTTATTCCGTAAAACAAATTAAGGAAAAAGGTGGATATTTTAGAATATCGGAGGATAAAAAAGACGATATTTCCTACTTATATAATCCTGCAATGTTGTTTAACGGAACTGTTAGAGAAAATATAGTTTTAACTGAGATAGAAAGAGAAGAACAAATTTCAAAGATGCAAAATCTTTTGAAAAGATTTAATGCAAAAGATGAAAATTATGAAGTTAAAACAAATCCTGCAAATCTTTCACTTGGAGAACAGCAAAAACTATTTTTGATAAGGACATTTATGCAAGAAAAGAGTATTGTTTTACTTGACGAGCCGTCAGCAAATTTAGATGTTGAATCAAAAGCTATTTTAAGAGATTTTCTAGAAGAAGAAAAGAGAAAAAGCATAATGATTTTAATAGCTCACGATTTGCTTTATGAAGAAATTGCTGATGAAATTTATACTATAAATAATAAAAATTTAGAACTTTCTAAATAAAGATAAAAGAATCTCATTCCCGATACTTATGTGTCGGGTTGTTTTATAGCAGATTTTTTAGGGAAAAAAATTTACAATATGTGTATATATGTGATATAATATAAGTAGTTTTGCGCCTTATGGCAAAGCTACTTATATTTCATCATAACTACCATAAAAAAGTTATCGTAAAGGAGTTATGATTTAATTATTAGCTTTACACTTGTTGATAAAGCTACATATTATAAATAAAAATAAATTGTTAAGATAAATTAAAGTTAATTGTTATTAAAAAAGGAGAGATATACTTTGTTTGATAAATTAGAACTATTAGTTGAAAAATTCGAGGAGCTTGAAAAGAAAATTATAGATCCTGAAATTATGAAAGATATGAATGTTTGGCAAAAACTTGCTAAAGAACATGGCGATATGAAGCCTATTGTTGAAAAATATAGAGAGTATTCAAAACATAAAAAAGAACTTGAAGAAAATAAAGAGATGTTAAAGGAAAGCTTGGACGATGAAATGAAAGAACTTGTTAAGGAAGAAATTTCAGAGCTTGAAGATAGTATTGAAAAGGAAGAACAAGATCTTAAAATTTTGTTATTGCCAAAAGACCCTAATGATGAAAAGAATGTATTTATGGAAGTAAGAGCTGGTACAGGTGGAGATGAAGCGGGACTTTTCGCAGAAGATCTTCTTAGAATGTATAGAATGTTCGCAGATAAACAAAAATGGAAAACAGAAATAATGAGTATTTCTGAACAAGGAGTTGGAGGAATTAAAGAAGTTGTTTTCTTAGTTAAAGGTCATGGGGCATATTCAAAATTGAAATATGAAAGTGGCGTTCATAGAGTTCAACGTGTTCCTGCTACAGAATCAAGCGGAAGAATTCATACTTCTGCTGCAACTGTTGCAGTTTTACCAGAAGTTGAAGATGTTGATGTTGTAATAAATCAAAATGACCTTAGAATTGATGTTTATAGAGCTAGTGGTAATGGTGGACAATGTGTAAATACAACTGACTCTGCTGTAAGAATTACTCATATTCCTACAGGAGTTGTTGTTACTTGTCAAGATGAAAAATCACAACTTAAAAATAAAGAAAAGGCAATGAAAATTTTGAAATCAAGACTTTATGAAAAGTATCAAGAAGAACAAAATAAGGATATTGCTGATGCAAGAAAATCGCAAATAGGGTCAGGCGATAGATCTGAAAGAATAAGAACTTATAATTTCCCACAAGGAAGAGTTACAGACCATAGAATAAATATGACTATTTATCAATTGGATAGTTTCTTAAATGGAGACATTTCAGAGATGATAGATGCGCTGATTACAAGTGATCAAGCTAAGAAGATGTTGGCAATTGCGGAGTAGATTATGAATCGCAATTTGCAAAATAAATTAACTAAATTCGGTATTTATCTTGTATTGTATACATTTGGAATATTTGTATTTTTTAATTTCGTTTTTGCTAAAAAAGAAACCAAAATTGCAGGTAATACAGTAAAAGAGGTTGAAACTAAATCAAAGACTTTAAATGCTAACGGAATAGATGTAAGTAAACTTTCTACAAAAGTTAATACAGGTAAAAAGGCAAATATTTTGACTGAAAAAACCGTTCTTGAAGGGCTTAAAAATAGTGAGGATTCAGATATTCAAGAAATATTAAAAAGTAAAGATAAATTAAGCTATAGCTATTTGGCTTTGCTTTATAGGAATCCTTCTGCAAAACTTTTTGTTAAAGACAAGCTTGAGAATAGAACAGTTGATAATTTTACCGGAGAAAGTGTTGATTTTAAAAGAGATATTCCATATTATTTGCAATGGGACAGACGTTGGGGACAAAACAAATATACTGATGATAATATAGCCATAAATGGTTGTGGTCCAACTTCAATGGCTATGGTTATTTCCGGACTTTT from Parvimonas micra encodes:
- a CDS encoding ABC transporter transmembrane domain-containing protein; this encodes MKNSKFDLPIKLKKSSVIFLCIFSLGVYFISLIFPYIFKSILDNIGNMDSGKLYLYIFGIIVFAVFVHGISYLCDYLNQIFCNKTALKYQKQIVKKISKINTPDYEGMSKAKVLNLLNYDIAVIYTYINLKIDLVVDFIKILLVALILIKINYILAIITFILIPIYYLGNYFNKNRMEKLASEEMKLNDKIFEQEEDVVYKKTSIELFKAWGLFFKKFNYIAEKRWNITGTKHKFLILNMEFPKFISTLSPFIVLILGASFVHRGIFTIGTLIMFLQYAQMIYTPITSIANLKANANSSVASFERIRNFLNYENEENNYSKLFVKQENPIEIKNVEITNAKDELLFKIDDFTISKNGLYILKGDNGTGKTTLLNLLAGVYSVKQIKEKGGYFRISEDKKDDISYLYNPAMLFNGTVRENIVLTEIEREEQISKMQNLLKRFNAKDENYEVKTNPANLSLGEQQKLFLIRTFMQEKSIVLLDEPSANLDVESKAILRDFLEEEKRKSIMILIAHDLLYEEIADEIYTINNKNLELSK
- the prfA gene encoding peptide chain release factor 1 yields the protein MFDKLELLVEKFEELEKKIIDPEIMKDMNVWQKLAKEHGDMKPIVEKYREYSKHKKELEENKEMLKESLDDEMKELVKEEISELEDSIEKEEQDLKILLLPKDPNDEKNVFMEVRAGTGGDEAGLFAEDLLRMYRMFADKQKWKTEIMSISEQGVGGIKEVVFLVKGHGAYSKLKYESGVHRVQRVPATESSGRIHTSAATVAVLPEVEDVDVVINQNDLRIDVYRASGNGGQCVNTTDSAVRITHIPTGVVVTCQDEKSQLKNKEKAMKILKSRLYEKYQEEQNKDIADARKSQIGSGDRSERIRTYNFPQGRVTDHRINMTIYQLDSFLNGDISEMIDALITSDQAKKMLAIAE
- a CDS encoding C39 family peptidase produces the protein MNRNLQNKLTKFGIYLVLYTFGIFVFFNFVFAKKETKIAGNTVKEVETKSKTLNANGIDVSKLSTKVNTGKKANILTEKTVLEGLKNSEDSDIQEILKSKDKLSYSYLALLYRNPSAKLFVKDKLENRTVDNFTGESVDFKRDIPYYLQWDRRWGQNKYTDDNIAINGCGPTSMAMVISGLLKDNSITPVELAKYEEYSEKSGTGWEYFTEIPKKYGIKVKELSTNEKIYKNELKNGRPIIANVGPGDFSSTGHYIVLVGVDEDGMFIINDSNSPTNTNEKWSFERLRSQIKNSWSFVKGE